From Erythrobacter sp. YJ-T3-07:
CCGCGGCGGCGCTCGGCCCCATCGCCGAACACCTCACCTTCATGCGCTGACCGCAGCGGTCAACAAGGATACAAAACCATGAACTATGTCCTTCCCTCGCTCCGCCTGTGGCTGGTGACGATCCTCGTCTGCGTTATCGGCTACGCGGGCCTGATTCTCGCCTTCGCCCAGACGATTGCCCCCTACCAGGCCAACGGTTCGATCGTCGAAGTGGACGGCCAGGCGGTGGGCAGCGAACTGATTGCGCAGGACTTCAGCAGCCCGCGCTATTTCTGGCCGCGCCCCTCGGCCGCCGCTTACGACGGCCTGGGCGCGGCAGGGAGCAACCTGTCGCCCACCAGCGCGGACCTCGCCGCTCGCGCCGTAGAGACGGTCGCCCGCTACGGCGCCACGGCCGAGAACCCGGTTCCGGCGGATCTGGTGGCGGCATCGGGCGGCGGGCTCGACCCGCACATCTCGCTCGATGGCGCTCTCTATCAGGCGGACCGGGTCGCCGCTGCGCGCGGGCTCGATCCGGCTCGGGTGCGCGACCTGATCGAGCAGGAGGCCGCCGCTCCGGGTGCCATCTTCGCACCCGAGCGTATCGTGAACGTGTTGCAACTCAATCTGGCGCTCGACCGGCTGGAAGAATAGGCGAGGCGAACGATGGCCGACCAGCAGCCCAGCAACGATGCCGAACGTTTCATGCGGCTGGTCCGCGCCGAGGAACGCGGTCGCCTGACGGTCTATCTCGGTGCGGCACCCGGCGTCGGCAAGACCTACCGCATGCTGCAGGACGCGGCACGGCGGCAGGCCGAGGGCGTCGACGTGGTCGTGGGTGTCGCCGAAACCCATGGCCGCAGCGAGACCGCGCTCTTGCTCGAACCGCTGGAGGTGATGCCGCGCCGACATTACGACCACGAGGGCCATCGGCTGGAGGAGTTCGACATCGATGCCGCGCTGGAGCGGCGGCCGCAGCTCATCCTTGTCGACGAACTTGCGCACACCAACGCGCCCGGTTGCCGTCATCCCAAGCGCTGGCAGGATGTCGCCGAACTGCTCGTTTCGGGCATCGACGTCGCCACCACCATCAATATCCAGCATCTCGAGAGCCTCAACGATATCGTGGCCGGTGTGACACACGTCCGCGTCCGCGAGACGGTGCCCGACAACATCCTTGAGAATGCAGAGATCATCGCGGTCGACCTGCCGCCCGAGGCGCTGATCGAACGACTCGAGGCGGGCAAAATTTACCTACCGGAGACCGCCGGTCGCGCGCTGTCCAACTTCTTCACCCCCACCAAGCTCGCCGCCTTGCGCGAGCTTGCGCTGCGCTATGCCGCGAGCAATGTCGACCGACGGTTGAGCGACCAGCTCGAACTCAGCGGCGAAGGGGGCGGTTTCGTTTCCGGCGACCGGCTGATGGTCGCGGTAAGCCCCGGTAAGGGCGGAGCTCGCGTGGTGCGCGAGGCCAAGCGCCTTGCCGACATGCTGCATGCGTCTTGGACTGCGGTGGTGATCGAAAGTGGCAGCGCGCGCGCGGTCTACGGCGCGCAGCGCGAGCAACTGGCGGACAATCTCGCGCTCGCATCGTCGCTCGGCGCGTCGCTGATGACGGTCGCGGCCACCGATGTTGGCCAAGCGCTGGTCGATCAGGCACGCGAATTGCGTGCGAGCCAAATTGTGATTGGCAAGAGCCGCCGGAGCCGCTGGTTCGAGTGGCGGCACGGCTCGATCGCGCAGGAAGTCATCCGTAAAGCCAAAGGCGTTTCGGTCCACGTCGTTCCCGTCGACGAAGCGGACGAAAAGCCGCAGCGAGCCGCCGATCCGCATCCTTATCGCGATCCCATGCTGGCGCTGGTCCTCGTGGGCGCGAGCGTCGGACTGATCGAGCTGGCCCTGCCGTGGATCTCGCCGAGCGCGGTTGACCTGCTGTTGCTGCTGCCGGTGATATTCGCCGCCACGCTACTGCGTATGGGCGGGGCGATCTGGTCGGCGGTCTGGGCGGCGCTGGCGTTCAACTTCTTCTTCACCGAGCCCTATCACACGCTTACGATATACAGCCCCGCCGACGTCATCACTTTCGCCGTGCTGGCGCTGGTGGCGAGCGTTGTGGGCGCG
This genomic window contains:
- the kdpC gene encoding potassium-transporting ATPase subunit KdpC yields the protein MNYVLPSLRLWLVTILVCVIGYAGLILAFAQTIAPYQANGSIVEVDGQAVGSELIAQDFSSPRYFWPRPSAAAYDGLGAAGSNLSPTSADLAARAVETVARYGATAENPVPADLVAASGGGLDPHISLDGALYQADRVAAARGLDPARVRDLIEQEAAAPGAIFAPERIVNVLQLNLALDRLEE
- a CDS encoding sensor histidine kinase KdpD, with the protein product MADQQPSNDAERFMRLVRAEERGRLTVYLGAAPGVGKTYRMLQDAARRQAEGVDVVVGVAETHGRSETALLLEPLEVMPRRHYDHEGHRLEEFDIDAALERRPQLILVDELAHTNAPGCRHPKRWQDVAELLVSGIDVATTINIQHLESLNDIVAGVTHVRVRETVPDNILENAEIIAVDLPPEALIERLEAGKIYLPETAGRALSNFFTPTKLAALRELALRYAASNVDRRLSDQLELSGEGGGFVSGDRLMVAVSPGKGGARVVREAKRLADMLHASWTAVVIESGSARAVYGAQREQLADNLALASSLGASLMTVAATDVGQALVDQARELRASQIVIGKSRRSRWFEWRHGSIAQEVIRKAKGVSVHVVPVDEADEKPQRAADPHPYRDPMLALVLVGASVGLIELALPWISPSAVDLLLLLPVIFAATLLRMGGAIWSAVWAALAFNFFFTEPYHTLTIYSPADVITFAVLALVASVVGALAGRVRRQAQTSAGVARLNASLARFAGLMGGLSDRDETARVACGEIGGLLDVEAIIVSIEDDRLVVRGNEHYRELDMVDQAAAKWTLENGEPAGRDTGTLNAADWQFHPLRTALGMMGVLGIARPSQQRVIRPDDATLLASLVDQTALAHERLVLEARAREVDALQQRDQLRGALLGSIAHDLRTPLTAVIAATEAIPSEGSFASEVLIAREESRRLQRFLNDLLEASRIEHGAIQPKLESVDLTDIIAAVLRDLRQTGPDTRVETAIDADCPLVRTDALLVRHVLINLIDNALKFSPQSSKILVELDCRNDDVALRVLDRGPGLPPDAAALFDRFERLEGTDRVGGSGLGLWIAKNFVEAVGGSITAQNREGGGAVFAIALPSATLVSEETADDA